One Miscanthus floridulus cultivar M001 chromosome 11, ASM1932011v1, whole genome shotgun sequence DNA window includes the following coding sequences:
- the LOC136491243 gene encoding uncharacterized protein: protein MPPKSKRGGAAAARKAPGARGRMGRAQAAAEEAPAVEEMKAAPSEEVKVAEEAPKVVEEPKRQPSPLLPQQLVVEEKGSDAAANGANRGEDDGVAKETYEEEDKGERLEFEDEPEYEEEAAVDYDEKDLEQYEEQYEDGDEEVEYTEDVVEVETDMVDEELDEGGDDGEGEGYENADEEHHVDVDDEEHNEMVKEHRKRKEFEVFVGGLDKDATENDLRKVFGEVGEITEVRLMMNPVTKKNKGFAFLRYATVEQARRAVSELKNPLVRGKQCGVAPSHDNDTLFVGNICKTWTKEHLKDKLKSYGVESFDDLLLVEDTNNPGMNRGYALLEFSTRPESMDAFRLLQKRDVVFGVDRSAKVSFADSYPQVADEIMAQVRTVFLDGLPPSWDEDRVKKYLKKYGAIEKVELARNMPAAKRKDFGFVTFDTHDNAVACAEGISNSEIGEGDHKAKVRARLSRPLQRPPRMKHGLRGNFRVGHGAPRGGRLPYARAPPPRRPPPRLVRPAVSRLPPLRSHPLKRPIDIRDRSPVMSMPDRARRLPPPERAYDRRPPAPVYPKRSPRREYGRRDELPPSRSRATIDYSSRVPVDRRPSLRDDYSPRGSGYSDLGPHSAPRLSDRRAYADDSYGGKFDRPLPAYREGRGRDYDTISGSKRPYADLDDAPRYQEIGVRQSKARLDYDIGSSARYGDAYSERPGRPHAGYSSSRSIPGHDSAYGSSRHSMSYGGSASSADAGGMYPPSYSGSYGSRGSDVGGSSYSSLYSSGRNLGSSSGGYYGGSGSSSYY from the exons ATGCCGCCGAAGTCTAAGAGGGGTGGCGCTGCCGCCGCGAGGAAGGCGCCGGGGGCGAGGGGCCGGATGGGGAgggcgcaggctgctgcggaggaggCGCCGGctgtggaggagatgaaggcggcgcCTTCTGAGGAGGTGAAGGTCGCCGAGGAGGCCCCGAAGGTGGTGGAGGAGCCGAAGCGGCAGCCCTCGCCTCTGCTGCCGCAACAGCTGGTGGTGGAGGAGAAAGGCTCCGATGCCGCGGCCAACGGTGCCAACCGGGGCGAAG ATGACGGAGTTGCAAAAGAAACATATGAAGAAGAGGACAAAGGCGAACGGCTGGAGTTTGAGGATGAACCAGAATATGAAGAGGAGGCTGCTGTAGACTACGATGAGAAAGATTTGGAGCAGTATGAGGAGCAATACGAGGATGGTGATGAAGAGGTGGAGTATACTGAAGATGTGGTTGAAGTGGAGACAGATATGGTGGATGAGGAACTTGATGAAGGTGGTGATGATGGGGAGGGGGAGGGATACGAAAATGCTGACGAAGAACATCATGTGGATGTGGATGATGAAGAACATAATGAAATGGTCAAAGAGCACCGCAAGCGGAAGGAGTTTGAAGTTTTTGTTGGTGGGCTGGATAAAGATGCAACAGAAAATGACCTTAGGAAGGTTTTTGGTGAAGTTGGTGAGATCACTGAAGTTCGTCTGATGATGAACCCTGTCACAAAGAAGAATAAAGGCTTTGCCTTCCTGCGATATGCAACTGTAGAGCAAGCAAGGCGTGCTGTTTCAGAGCTAAAGAATCCACTG GTGCGGGGTAAACAATGTGGCGTTGCTCCAAGTCATGACAATGATACACTCTTTGTCGGCAATATCTGTAAAACATGGACAAAAGAACAT TTGAAGGATAAACTGAAGAGTTATGGAGTTGAAAGTTTTGACGACTTACTACTGGTTGAGGATACTAACAATCCTGGGATGAATCGTGGCTATGCCTTGCTTGAGTTTTCTACTCGACCTGAGTCAATGGATGCTTTCAGGTTATTGCAGAAGAGGGATGTAGTCTTTGGAGTTGATCGTAGTGCAAAGGTTTCCTTTGCTGATTCCTACCCTCAAGTCGCTGACGAAATAATGGCACAG GTCAGAACTGTATTTCTTGATGGCCTTCCTCCCTCATGGGATGAAGACCGTGTTAAGAAATATCTCAAAAAGTATGGAGCTATTGAGAAAGTCGAACTTGCTCGAAACATGCCAGCTGCCAAGAGAAAGGATTTTGGGTTTGTTACATTTGATACGCATGATAATGCTGTTGCTTGTGCTGAAGGGATAAGTAACTCTGAGATTGGTGAAGGTGATCACAAG GCAAAAGTAAGGGCTAGACTGTCGCGGCCACTACAGAGACCACCTAGAATGAAGCATGGATTGAGAGGAAATTTTAGAGTCGGGCATGGTGCCCCACGAGGTGGCCGTTTACCGTATGCTCGTGCTCCTCCACCTCGCAGGCCTCCGCCACGTCTTGTTCGACCTGCTGTTAGTCGCTTACCACCCCTCAGGAGCCATCCATTGAAGCGGCCCATAGATATTAGAGATAGGAGTCCTGTTATGTCAATGCCGGATAGAGCTAGGCGTTTACCTCCTCCAGAGAGAGCTTATGACAGGAGGCCCCCAG CTCCAGTTTATCCGAAGAGAAGTCCAAGGAGAGAATATGGGAGGCGTGATGAACTTCCTCCTTCAAGGAGCAGAGCTACGATTGATTACAGCTCTAGAGTTCCAGTTGATAGACGTCCCTCTTTGAGGGATGATTATTCACCCCGGGGATCAGGTTATTCAGACCTAGGTCCTCATAGTGCCCCGCGTCTTTCTGATAGACGAGCTTATGCTGATGATAGTTATGGGGGGAAGTTTGACCGGCCTTTACCGGCCTATAGGGAGGGCCGTGGCCGTGATTATGACACCATTTCTGGATCAAAGCGTCCATATGCAGATTTG GATGACGCGCCTCGGTATCAAGAAATTGGTGTTCGTCAGTCCAAGGCACGCTTAGACTATGACATTGGCAGCAGTGCTCGGTATGGAGATGCGTATAGCGAGAG GCCTGGACGACCACATGCGGGATATAGCAGCAGCCGATCTATCCCTGGTCATGATTCAGCATATGGCAGCAGCCGTCATAGCATGAGTTATGGAG GTTCTGCTAGCAGTGCTGATGCTGGTGGTATGTACCCACCGAGTTACAGTGGTAGCTATGGGTCTCGTGGATCTGAT GTTGGTGGGAGTTCATATTCTTCGCTTTACTCCTCGGGCCGCAATTTGGGTAGCAGCAGTGGTGGCTACTATGGAGGTAGCGGTTCCAGTTCATATTACTAA